The Populus alba chromosome 6, ASM523922v2, whole genome shotgun sequence genomic interval TAATATAAACTCTGAATATCTAATAAAGAGGAGAGGGGGCAATATATTAGAGGAAAAATCGAGTGGTTCTTGTAGGCTTTTTACCTGGCATGCATGTGGCCGTACGTATGCACTAACATGTCCATGGAAGTGCTTTTACAGACAAGCTTGCGTTGTAGTAAGGTCAAAGTTCAGAAAAGTTATTCATGTCCTAATTCAATGGCGTGGATGTTCTTCAAATCTGGAATTCAACACCTCACTTCAAGTTCAAGCTTTAAGAGGAGGTTATAATCTCTCCTCTTTCTAACTACACTGAAAGGTGATGATATCtcgtaattattaatttttgagatatcaaccaaaataataattagattttctttttatactattattttttagttcgaATCAtataaaacaagagaaaatcTTTCTGGGTGCTGTTGACCGTACGTATTGTTTCATAGGGTTGTTGGAATGgtgataaaagatattttttaaagtatattttatttgaaaatatattaaaataatatatttttatatttttaattttatcatgtcaaaataattttaaaaactaagagTGGACCAGTGATTTTCTAGAAagtatatttcatttttaaattttcgcGGTAAGCATTTAGgtgaatttttattaattttcttaatacaTCAGGCATATTTGAAACCTAGTTTTAAAAGTGAGTTTGACATGAAAAGATATcatattagtgtttttttcaaacatatgctgatataagaaaaaaaaattttaaaaaattaatttaaatatatttttaaataaaaaatactaatttgaaAGAATTACTCACCGTGgaattaaatagaaagaggaGCAGGAGGAGGAGGGGACCGGCGCAAGGTGTCTACTGGCTATACGGTagtacttttattttatctctatTGTGAAGGGAGTAAAGGTAGAGTGACGATATCCGAATTGGTTCAAAGAAGGCGGGTAAAAAGCCCATCCAATCCTCAAGGTCCAGTATTATTAAGCCCAGACAACCTTATTTAAGCCTCGTCAACTTTGGAAATCCATTACCACTTAAACTTCGTTagtgggattattattattatttgacatAATAAATGGAGGATTTGGTGTTTGCTCCGtgcatgaaactcaattttcagcTGTAAACGACGTTTAGAATTAtggtaataattttattttaaaatattttcttataaatgcattaaaattatattttttattttttaaaatttattttttacaattattaaaatgaattttgtaaaaaaattcaaaaaattcaaaaatatttgtgtttatatatatatatatataaaacacccGTATCTATCTCCTCTCCACACACCAAGGGCATTCCCAGCTCTTTTCAGTTCTTCACCTTCATTATCGTGCAAGGAGATTCATCCTTCACTTGGAATGATTAAAGAAAAGATAACAATGCTATCACCGTAAAATATTCTATTTTTCTTCGAtaactctttaattaattaattaatatatcaaaatactcGTCGTATCGttgttctttctctctctctcttttaatatCTATTATCCACAAATGAATCCaattgaaacaaagaaagaaagaaaaaccatgGATTTTGTTTTCGAGACCCGTTCTAAatgtttaaaattatctaaagattACATGTCAATTATCCTAAAGAAATTATATCCTTACAAATATTGATATGCTCATTGAAATTCTAACCCACCCGAAGACCCACCAGTATTCAAAACCCAAGAAAGCTTGGGCATCCAATGAACGAAGAATAATTGTATCCTCTTTCTTCATAAGAAAACAAGGAGCATATGTGATGGGTGTCGTCGACCAGCAGCACCTCCATAGCTGTCATGGCCCCCATGCCTGTAAGTTCCTTTGACCTTCCTCTGACTAAATGACACTTGCAAAATATTCTAAATCCCACCCACGTCTTTTTTGACCTCTTCTCCTTCTCTCCAAACATTGCCATCCAAGAATCCAATCCCATATCTTTAAAAgagaacataaattaattaatgataccGACGAATTTTCATAATAGTTCCTTTCAATTTCTATTCTAcattaatcttttttgtttttttacacaaGATTTGAAATCCCCAAGCCACTTGCATGTGGCCCATcatttcttctttcaattttttttttacaatctaTCAGACCTTCTTTCCCTTCTCTGACTCTTCTCAAAGACACCGTCACGGCCAGAGAGTCCGGGCCCTTTCGCTACCGTCTAAGACGGATCGTCATTCACCACGTGTCCATCATTGCCTTCTCAGCTTTTCTCATGTTGAGTGAAACACGTGTCGCACTGCAGCACTAGCCGTGACGTCTTCCGGCAACGGAGTATGTGAGTGACGGTGCTCCCCCTCGTAAGTCACAATAAGCATGGCCGAGTCATCTACGGCACGCTCCACATGCTTCCTTGCGGGACATCCCCTCACACTACTACACTTGTAATACCCTCTACACAAGAAGAAAgcgtaaattattattatttcacaaTCATAGACtgggtcaaaaaaaaaataaacatgattaacGGTGGATGATTGaggcataaaataaaataataccttGGGTATGGTGAGCCCTTGATTGGCTTCTGACCATATTTTCTCCATGAGTACTCATCTGCTGGTATATCGGCAAGCTTGGAACTCACGGCTGGTACCCTTATTGTCCTCTTAACCCTTGATTtcctaaaatcacaaaaacaaaatgaaatcagAAAATTTTTAGATTCAATCTATCAaaaattcctaataatattctgtgctttgtttgaaaaaaaaagaaaaaaaatttattatgtccTTCCGGTTAGtaattatcaattatttcttGGGTTTATAATTGCTACCTTCTTTTGGAGCAATGACAGCTGCCACCGGAGGAGATCTTTCTGGCGGAGAGGGCATGATCGTGGCATTTCTTGCGGTGGGTCGATGAGAGAGGTGGTTTTCCGGTAGATCGAGCTTGAGTTCCGAAAAGAGAAGAGCCACCTTGTTTCCCATTAGAGACACTCCCATCAGCTGTAACAGAAGACACGAAGGATGAGGTAGTGGTGCCAGAGCTAAGGCTATCCTTTGAATACTGACTACCCAAAGACAGGTCATTTTTCGACTCAGCTTTAGGGGGGCTCTTACTGTTAACAAAATCAAGGTTCAGTTTTTGAGGTTCTTGAGGGACAGGTCGGACGGGAACCGGGtaggaagaaggagaagaagttgGTCCACGGCGAAAACGGGCATGACCGGTCCGGTTCAACATGGAGATGACTTGCTTGAACTTAGCAACGGTGAAGTTTGTGATTTCTCCGCAGTCAAGTTGGTGGCTTGGTCGAGTTTGGTTAGAGAGTGCAAAGATCAAGTGCTCCATGCTCTCGAGCCCAGCTGATGCAGCTTCTTGTATAGCCATCTGATCTTTCATCTTTGAATACCTAACTAGATCCACAGCCATGATGagagacgaagaagaagaaaacccaaCACTTGAAGGTGAAGAGACAGGAAGAAGATGAGGGGATGGTGTGGTTTTTTAGAGGAGGAGATGGGAGATGAGAAGATgtttataaaagaaatgaaggGGTGCAAAGTCAACAGACTCAACGTGGAAATGTCAATCTAAGGGTGGAGAATGGTTGGACTTTTTGcatgagagagagggggggactTGTAAGAAAAGTCTGAAACGAAAGTGGCAAGTGGTGGGACCTAGTGGtgtcataaaaagaaaagaaagtttagGGGGAAATCAAGTAGTTTGATGGTGGTTGTCACGGTGGTGGAGGTAGCTTTTG includes:
- the LOC118033637 gene encoding probable WRKY transcription factor 11 is translated as MAVDLVRYSKMKDQMAIQEAASAGLESMEHLIFALSNQTRPSHQLDCGEITNFTVAKFKQVISMLNRTGHARFRRGPTSSPSSYPVPVRPVPQEPQKLNLDFVNSKSPPKAESKNDLSLGSQYSKDSLSSGTTTSSFVSSVTADGSVSNGKQGGSSLFGTQARSTGKPPLSSTHRKKCHDHALSARKISSGGSCHCSKRRKSRVKRTIRVPAVSSKLADIPADEYSWRKYGQKPIKGSPYPRGYYKCSSVRGCPARKHVERAVDDSAMLIVTYEGEHRHSHTPLPEDVTASAAVRHVFHST